TGGCTCAGAAGACACCACTCTGAATCTCATTAATCCGAAGAAGAAAGCACAAAAAAAGAACTACAAGAAATCGGGAAAATTGACATTTGTTAGCTGCAAGGTAAGATGCCGAACTTACATTTCAATTTTAGAATTTGAAATTGTAATGTTGCATACTGTTTGGAATACTTCCTGTGGATCAGTTTAAATTGTTAAtatgaaaatgtagctaatATTAGTTGCAACactattttaatttaacaatatttgCGTTCTTGTTGCATTAGTTACCTTAGATACGATACGGTGTTATTTACAAACCTACATTTTGGTATTAAGGCCTAATATCTACTGCACATTAGCCACATCATCTATACAGTAACTGCATTATGGTACTTAGAATAGTCTCTTCTTGTTCTGTGCGTCTGCTTTGATAGGCCGGCaggttattaattattatatatcgCCTTTAAAACAGTTATTAAAGAaacgcttttatttttttgacatAGCTTGTGAAGAAATTCTCGTTTCTGGATTACGTTTTTGGTGGATGCCAAATTAATTTTACGGTTTGTAGAAAATGTCATTTCGCGTTATACAAATATTCCTTTTCCGTGTTATTTACTTGCGTAGCCTACTTGATCATTTACTACAATTTacttttagtttatttttagtgTGGTATTGATTTTACCGGCTCAAACGGGGACCCGAGGCAATCTTCATCACTGCATTACTTTGGTAGCACAAACCCGAACGAATACGCGCAAGCGATTCAGGCGGTCGGTTATGTTATCCAGGACTATGACAGGTAGCCATGGTTACGTGCGTAACActattgtattttttctatttaacAATTGTATGCTTAAAACCGTTTTAACGTATTAGTTTATCTAAAATTATTTGCATTATTGAAACATGTGTTTGTTTGCGAGCTTATTCCATGGACCTGTTTACGATGTTGAAAAATCATCATTAATTTGTCATATCTTAACTTTTCCGTTTCTTTCCAGTGACAAGTTATTTCCAGCGTTTGGTTTTGGGGCAAAAATACCTcctgaaaatgaaatttcacACGAGTTTGCTCTCAATTTTAACCCACAGAATCCTTATTGTGCAGGTAACTATCTTACACATTACATTTGAAGTTGATCATTTACACTTAATCTGCAGTTTTTGTACTGCTTGTAACAAtcgtaacaaacaaaaaaccaaGTTTCATAAACACAATATAGGCAATAAACATCATCAAAAGTTCTATGATAGAAGGACATGTCATTTTTTCTTGTGCCAACAGGTGTCGGAGGCTTGTTAGAAGCGTATCAAAACGCAATAAGGACAGTTAAGCTGTGGGGGCCGACGAACCTATCACCCATCATCAATCACGTTGCCAGATTCGCTGCTGAAGCTCAAGCAAAACCCGAGGCAACGGTAAAAATAGTGTCAGCCTAATAATATTACTGTATAAGTGCATAGCATAAAAAGAAGTTATATATTTCGAAACGTACCATTAGTCTTTTACTGATGTGGAGCAAAGTGTCCAACATGACCCAGACCGTTTGCACCGAATAGGCCTAAAGCCAAAAAATGCTGTTTGCTGGTAGTTTATCATAAGTATTTTACATAGCATTGGCATAATCACCTGCAAGCACCAAACGTTTAGTACCTTTGGTTGATAAATATACATTGCGTATTACCTACGGTTGGTTAAAACTACCTGTGGTAAGGTAAATGGTGTTCAATCAGTTAGGCTTAATTCCCGTTCAACTGATATTCGAATCACTCACTCTATAGCGTATAACCTATAGCTTTGTTGCAAATAACGACGCatataaagttttgaaaaatcatgTCGTATGTTTAGAATTACTTTGTTCTTTTGCTGATAACGGATGGAGTGGTGACGGATATGGATGAAACGAGGAGAGCAATTGTCGCCGCATCCCAACTCCCGATGTCGATCATTATCATTGGAGTTGGAAACGCCGACTTCACCGCAATGGAGTTCTTGGACGGAGACACGGGTGCCCTTAAAGACAAGGAAGGTCGTCAGGCGATCAGAGACATTGTGCAGTTTGTTCCCTTTAGGAAGTTTAAAATGGTGAGTTTTTGCAGATggaactttttgtttttgctgcaCTGACACATTGACCATAAGTATATTCTGATAAATGTTGCTATAATCAAGTTTGAGTGATAAGAAACGTagtttaagtaaaaaaactcAGGCAAGTGGGTTTTACCCAGACAGGTATAACTGACGTCAAATAactgctttttatttttactctCTTCCAGGTAACTTCTTCAACGCTTTCTAACCATGTGCTCAGGGAAGTTCCTAAGCAAGTCGTTGACTATTTCAGCATGAGAAAACTTCAGCCTGGTGTCGCTACGCACCTAAATCATGTTTCCGAGTAGGCTGTGGCtgcttttttgttattaccaTCACCGCCCTGCCACctcagttgtttgaaaaacacaATTCGATCAATTCGTCCGCATTGCATTACGACATAATTTTTGGCGAAAGTCGTATGACGATTGTTGAACAGCATTGTTTGTCTCATTTTTGCGCTTGCAATATTAACGCACTGGCAATGAGGTGAatatttaaaatcatttcGATACGTAATTACGTATTGCCCCAATTGTAGTGTAGGCTATTTATGTTCAAAGCAATCTCCTATAAAGTATAAAGCTTACACAGTGCTATAAAAACGGGTTTAGGTTTGGTTACTGTACATAGTTTAACTATTTTGATTACCAACACATACACTGTAAGTATACATACACTGGAAAAACAAAGTTACAATAATGTTCGTGCAGCAAGACCAAGTACTTTATTGGCATATACGGCTAAGTTCGTTATACGAATTAAATCAGATTGATAAAAGATGAAACGAATGCCCCCATCCAAGATAGGACgtaaaacgcttttatataatacttttttatttctgaACCATGTTTTTGTCTAAACTTTTCCCCATGTTTTAAATAACGCCTCGGTTCTTCACTTACCTCTATCTTTAAAGTGTAGTCCTCATGATATGCTGGTTCTTCATAAAGCAGCCAGGTAATTTcgtatgtaggcctatgtcaCTATTAGTCTACCAATAACTTGAGCGTACACTGCAAAAAATGCGATGATTTCACCGCGAATTTTCTTCataatgaaaatgaatttgtttgtaactgCGTGCTTTTTAACGTTACTGCTGAacaattgaattgttttgtgACACGTTGCGTGTTTGTGCATTTCATGTTGTCATGTGTATATACTGTACGGTTATAAGCATTTATATCAGAGGttctctttttatttttcttttaactgaATACAACAACAATAGCATGTGCAGGTGAAATCCAGACGTCGGTTATCGCTGAAGTTAATGCTTTAGTGGTGAACAAATTGGTTGTATGTTCCATGCAAGTACTGTACTATCATTGGTTACAATCCCTGTTATATGCTGTTTTGAGcacaaaaattcttttcctCACCACCGCATCAAAACTAATTTGGCTGGAACACGAGACAGCAGAGTGGCAATTACTCAAGTCGACTCGAGTCCCTTTTTgtaatgacttgacttgagtacTTCCCTAGAAAATAACTTGAAatacttgactcgagtcagtaTGTGAAAAGACTCAACTCGGTCCTTGTTGATTTATCTCCGCATTAAGGTAAAAcgattttatctttttttcgTCCCAACTGATTGAAGTGTAACTTTAAACGAAATTTGTTAACGACCGAGTACGGAACCGCAAAAAGAAGTATATTTCcataaattttaaacgttTCTTGTTCAGAGAAACAGGTTTCGAATATCAGTTGACTTGACTTCATTCGAATTTAATTTGTcaaatgactcgagtcactaCTTCCAAAAGGctcgacttgacttgattTTTACACTGTAAGGGATTCGACTTGCGTCTTGAGTTTGATTACTTGGTTACGACTCTACAAGACAGGAGCGTGTGGCAACGGGTAGACACTGGAAACCATGGTAGCAATAAAACGAGGGCAAAGGTCCGACTTAAATCGTATAGGAATATGACCAAAACGCTTTGATCAGGGGTTATTTTAACCAACCTATACAATTTAACCCTATATTATAGTGATAGTGCATTGTTTGGTGTAAGAGGTTTGGGTGTATGGGGCTTTAAGAAACTGTCTTCTATTGTAGACCGACCTATTTATCATGCTGATCGAAATCCCAGATATGTTGAAATTCTTCTTGGGTAATGTTTTTCGTGTCTTTAGGAGGTTTAGGTCTCTGTTGCAGCACCAACATCTGCAAAGaaataatatttgtttaaattcgTTTATAAATTACGCCAAAAGTTGTTTGGTACTGTATTTGCACATAACCATTTTCGCATCACTCAGAAGTACTGATATTCAATAGTGGATAAAGATTCGTACTGTAGCCTGCGGCGTGCTGCCATTGAcagaaaatcgcaaaatttaATAGTCGCAATACTTCACTTGAATTGCCGCGTCAAAACAACTTTGCTGAGTGATAAGTGATAATTAATCGGCAACTACAGCACCAATTGCTGGAAAATACTTGAAGGTAATAATATGTTTGAACTACCAACGACGTTAAGGCCATAGTTACGTTTTTCCTCAGAGGAAAGCGGCTTTTGGACTCTAAGCTACTTGCTGTCCGAATTTTACGCAATACTTTGAAGTGGATGTTAATATACCGAAGAGATAACGGTATTCTAAACCCATCTTAATGTTAGAGTTTATAAGCACTACTGTATCTGTATGTGAAAAAGAACGGTCTTAATGCTGTGACACGTTGCTTGGAACCCTTAATGCGTGAATGCTTGCATATAAATCTGTGGCTTATACAAACATCTTGCTTATGGGATTTCCGCATTTTGTATCTTGGATGCCTTTATGTAGGTTGTAGGTAACGGTTTCCTTTCCCCTGTTGATAGACAATTTCCTACTCCGGTTGTCAATACGTTGCTTTACAACACTGCAAAAATGATGCTTTGATTGCGCTTACTTTTGGAGGGTGCGagttaaaaatacaaagtCACATACTATAAACCGGAATGAATTTGCAAGGTTGACCATCTGCATTCATAAATAAGCATACGTTACCGCTCAAGCCATTGATATTGTTGTATGAGTTCACTAACAAAGAGACAACAGATGGGTTTTACCAAATTTGAAGCAATATTTTCGTATTGACAGCAAGTTATCGATTGCTATACGCTTCGTCGCGTTACCAGGCCATATGTTCTTTGTTATTCTTGTTAAACGCCCTGACTGGCGAACTTCTCTTTGCATAAACATGGCGTCAAGGGAATGCTGCAGCCTTCACGCAATATTAGTGTACAGCGGTTTACAGCAGGGCGAACCTACGGCAATACAGTATCCTGTGCTTGTCGCAGGTCAGGTTACTTGCGGCAGCTGGCAGAGAAACGGGTTATTCCGTGTCGTTGTATCTAGTCGTTGCTGAttgaaaacagtttttgcGGCTTTTACCAGTCCTATGAACAAATGCGCATGTCTGGCTGTGCGCATTCGCGTCGTGTTCAGCGATATCGCTCGAGTGTTTTCGACGATCGTGCAAACTCCTGTTGTTTGTGAGGTTTTGTTTACTTAAACAGAcgaattatgatgtcattacGATGTGAGGTATTAAAAAGAAATCTATTCCACAAGCACACAGTAGATGTTGAGCAATGGTTTAGAAACGGTGGTAACATTAACCCAGGCCTAGACGTATAGATAGTTGGTTAATTACCATTTGCCTTGTGATTACGTTAACTGTGTTAGGAACAGTAGAGCATCGAACGCAAATTGATCTTATGAAACCGGCGCTTgtattttacaaacttttagGTGATGTTGACTTACTTGTACTAGTTTACGCTATAGTTTTCTGGTCTTGCAGACAACCAAGTGAACAGCACAAGGTTTGCTCAAAAGTACCTTAATCCGCATAATCACCGATTATATGCAGATATTTTGCTCGATTCCGCTctaaaaacttgataaaaatatGAATCAGCTGTTTTGTCtgaagtttttgttgttttgttaatgttttattGCATAATAAACGCTACGATTTGATGGAGCGGGCTTAGGTACCCGTTCCGAAGTCAAAACGCGCAtgatttttgtaatgtttttgcAGTTGGTTAACATAATTAATTGATGGCgttgcttttgtgttgattgaGTAATTTACAAAATAGTCTTTTGGGCTGATGGAACCTCTCTATTTTAATGCATATGCAAGCTACGAAATCAATTCCGCTTGCTTCTAAAACCACTAGAAATACATGGCCTAACCTGAGCAAGAGTTgatcaaataatttttcagAGCTCGCAAGTAAATTCCTCTGAATAAATCAAAGTCATACGTAAAATGTGCGGTAAATTGTTTGCCAGTAGCAGTTAAATGGCTGTTAACGTGTTTTAAAAACTGACAGAACGCAACCAACACTTCACTGTGCTGCATTTGCATCAAATGCGAAACACTGACGATATCGAATTAACAGCAACATTACTCACATAACAAATAACTATCCACTGGCGTAGACGGCTTATGGAAATTAGTCATTCCGCGTCGTATACGTAACAAATCAAAACGCGACATGTATGAAGCAAAACGGCGTTTACGTGCCTATATACAGTACAACAAATATTCATACGTTGAGTTATGAAACCTAGAATATTACCAGCGTCACGTATCCTAACAGTAATTTTGTAGTTCACTGAGCAACAATGGGAGCAAATAGACTGGATCACTATTCGAGCGTTGAGCAAAAGATACTGGCAGATGTCAACAACATCTGGACGAGGTAAGCTTGTTAGTGCAACGCAAAACGCTTATGGAACAAACCGCTTATGGAACAAAAAGCGACTGCACGGCGTTATAATTTACTTAGGATAAAATTTCTCTTATGGCCATTTTTGAATGGATATATTCGTTGGGAGTTTTGTGATTTGGTTACTGGGTAACGTACTCGTTGCACTGTATCCAATCACCATTATAGCTATATTTTGCCTAATTAATTTGCAAAATGGATGCTTAAGTCAAACTCATTCTCTTAAAGTGTGGTGCGCCTACATTAAGTTTGTTACAAATATGTGAAGTAATTTTGAACTAATTTAAACTGGAGGTGAACTTGAAAAAAGAATTATGATAGACTTAATGAATTAGCTATTAGTACATTCGTTACGCGTAGACCTAGTTGTAGTCATGTATGATTGAAGGAAAGTGTAGTGTATACTGTATACCATATATACTTGCAAAAACGTTATTCGTTTCATAAAAATCCCACATTTACCAAGAAAAATTTGTCACACAGGTAACAACCTTAAATATGACACTTTTCCTTTTTGCAGTACGGTATGTCTGTGTTTTGCAAAGCAATGCTATTTCTGAGGCCTCATTGTGTACAATATATattcattttttcataaaaatatatacattcACAAAGTCagcatgaaatacaaaatttattgatgcAGTTTAATTTACGAAACGCAGCTTGTTCACTGTCATTTAATTTCACGATGGTCGGTTGGCTCGCCAACCATCACGTTTTCAAGCAAATGACCCGTCAACACAATGTAACTTGGCGCCTACTGACAAGTTGTTGAACGGTCTTGTGGGAAAACGATCGGCGATTGTTTTGGTGACTTTATACCCTTCCACTTTTTAGTAAACCAGAAGTCGCTGTTTTTTTGCACTCACGAATTTATCATTTGCAATCTACTTCGGCAAACAATTGGTATGCAGAGTTGTTTATCGACGATCTATCAGCGGTGCTTAACTTTTTCGGCCGCTTGAACTATGAGTATGAGGTAACAACAACGACCATAACTGAAGGACCTGTTTGAGCTTTTGAGTATCCTCCCTGCTTTTTAACTTATATCTTATGACAATGTTAGGGAGTTTGTTTAAGACCATGTAACGGTTGATAACAAGCGCAGCGAACACGTGCCTGTTGGCGCGTCAACAAACGCGACCCAATCGCTACCTCTGCTTGTTTATGCCGGGTTTTTGAAGGCTCTTACGATCATTTCGATAATGCtaacaaatttcaatttgcagAGCATTCGTCAAAGCGCTCGAAAATCACTTGAGATGTTTTCGCTTAggtttatatttgttgtaCTCGCAGCGCAGGCAGTGCCAAGCTCTGACGGGTAACAAGCGTTCACTAGCAACAATGACTAAACGTTACAGAGCTTTCCATAACCcgtttaatttgaaaattttaatactGTTGCCATCCCCTGGGAAGACTCAGCAGGAGTTCACGTAATTAACTCATGAGTATTAGCTGTTAGCTCGGATCCTGGAGCAGATTACAGTGCGCAACATATTTTTGTCCAAAGTCTGAGCTTTCATGAAAACAGTAAGCTGATTTAATTAAATACATTGCAGCAACAGTGCTTTGGTGTGATTAAATGAAACTATCTCTAGCATGCTTCAGTATGGAAATAATTAGGCtaccactatttcaccggaaaaaaatcgtaggttcaaagctattttccatggtttcttgttaaccaaACTTAAACggtataacatagtaaccaaAATTTTCCTTCTGATctaagttttaactttaattaaacacaaaatagCTTAATTCGATTtgtttgcatacccattctcctaataACGCTAACCTAACTGCCTATCGTTAACAAAGGCCTGCGTAACCTACTTATGgtgaaattaaaaacatcTTATAAGGTGGTACTCTTGAGGtgaactttatttttgatttttctacacgagcttttgtaaacataagcttgcttcttcagatGTACTAAGAAATCAGTAATCAGAAATCAAACCCAATGCAAGAAACATGACGTCACCCAATGTAAGAAATCAGTGAAATCGTCACTCTGAAATGATTATTACATGATCAGCATTCAAGagataatgacgtcataatttctaTTCCTGTCTTCATAatagtatactgtatatcactGAATTCGATTCGATTGAATTTTGTGAAGTGCTGACTTGTATTAGCCTAGTTTCCCTAGTACGAGAGGTCGAAGAGGACAGTACAAGTTGCAGAGTTACTGGTAGAAAATTTGGGTTTTGTGTACAAGTTTACAACCAGAGGATGCCTTTAtatactagagtactagaccCAAGCTATTCAAATAGTGACGTCATctagttgtgcacttgtaaACAAGACCCGAAAATTTGAACTAAGTTACGTCAGCATAAGGTTAAAGCAATTTTACAGAACTAGCTGCGACGGTAACTTCACATCAGCATTCATATTTGGCGAACGACAGGCTATTGTAATGGTGCGTCTGTGTAATTATAGTAGTCGCAGGCTAAGAACGTTAAACTCTTCACACCAGCTGACTGCCTTTTCATTTGCCTGTATGCACTTGCACTTTACTAAGTGGTTTGAGAGACTCGCTCGGAATTAGAGTGTATTTGTCATCGTTAAGGCTTACATTTAATCGTTTTGCTTATGCAGTCTGTAAGGGATGTTGAAATCTATGTGCACATTATACATACGGTGCCGGTCACCGGGTACAAAAAAAATAGCTTTTGTTGCATGGCCGAGAAGGATTTTCGgccaaaatttgcagtatttcCAATCTCGATCATGTTATAAAagctataaaaatattattggaTATAAACCCTTTCAATTCAATGCTAAATACCGGTTTGCTTTGATTGTAATATATCACCGTCCTGTCAGCCTGTACTGCGGATCAATGCAGGTTTCAACTGGTCTTGTGTGTGCAAAACTATCAGAAGAAACGAACAGCGTTGCGAAAAGTTTGAGCCAAACCTCAAGTTAACACTTATGGACTTTTGCAATTACTTCTAGTTACAATATATTAAAGCCAGAATTAATGTATAAGTAACtgataaatttatataaataacTAGCCTATGTAATATAAACATAACTACGCAAAAGTTTCCTGAGTGTGCCGTAAATAGTCCTACGCtaacttatttaaaaaactGTTAGTCAGCGTATGTATAATTAATCTATATCGGTATATCATGGAcatatgtttttaaacaacaacTATGTAGGCTTTGAACATAATGAATTTAACACAAGAAGTTTGtaactagaaaaattataatgcACCACAATGATTTTTATGGTTCTTAGATAACTGTTATTGTTataaaagtgtttattagTTTCATACTGATTTGTGGTACTTAAAGtgattttgtattttgatCAAACTTCAAAATGGAACTTCAGGAAGTCAACATAACACCTGAGCATCCTCTCCTGAACAGCAACCACACTCATTTTGAGGTAAGCCTTTTCTGTTACTTCAAAAAGTAAAGTCATATGAAAAGTATGATACAGTAGGCTATAAGGTTTTTGATAAATTGCTGATAAacttatataattattttgcTAGTTTTATGCTTGCTTCACCCAAGTTTGGTGTCtgcaattgaaatttttatcaaaaattggCATTTTTCAGGACAGTTAGCAGTACtgtataataattatttatatatgcAAAATTTATATATGTTGTAAGATATTAATGAAtagtgaattttttattgaattttgaAGCATTAGCAATGCTTTTAATTTGTCTTTGGGACATTTTTAAGTACTGTATGTGAAAATTACATACCTTAAAATACAGTCatagtgtttattttcaacCACATGTCATATTCATAGCCTCGTGATTCACCACCACACATTTTTGCCAACTTGGCATATGTTTGGGATTTATATACTTTTCTTACAATTTTTAACTGTTGATAGTTCAAATTGTTTTCCTGTTTTTTAGTTGGAATTCATAGACTATAGCAACGtgtgtaaattgtttttgtcatgTGATTTTgtagatgttataaatttatttgttgtttttgcggAGACCATGAACTCTTTTTCCCAGTGTACATCTCACATCCTATTATTAGGCTATTGAA
The Clavelina lepadiformis chromosome 4, kaClaLepa1.1, whole genome shotgun sequence DNA segment above includes these coding regions:
- the LOC143453549 gene encoding copine-3-like, producing the protein MMVNPMMMRIELRFSCNNLLPADVMSPPDPIIVVKQRDNFGKFHEIGRTEKIKNTYNPTFSTPVEIDYCFEEIQCLKFAVYDIDNDSPALDDDDGLGKAILTLGQVVSTRELTSKLSKQNPSAKEPCTITISATEVTDINEMEFSVRAEGLDKKDLLGKSDPYMEIYRIEGDGKDTLVHKTEVIKNTLKPKWAPFSVRIQNLCQGDFDRAIKFKVFDYDSGGDHDLIGECEASLSFATGSEDTTLNLINPKKKAQKKNYKKSGKLTFVSCKLVKKFSFLDYVFGGCQINFTCGIDFTGSNGDPRQSSSLHYFGSTNPNEYAQAIQAVGYVIQDYDSDKLFPAFGFGAKIPPENEISHEFALNFNPQNPYCAGVGGLLEAYQNAIRTVKLWGPTNLSPIINHVARFAAEAQAKPEATNYFVLLLITDGVVTDMDETRRAIVAASQLPMSIIIIGVGNADFTAMEFLDGDTGALKDKEGRQAIRDIVQFVPFRKFKMVTSSTLSNHVLREVPKQVVDYFSMRKLQPGVATHLNHVSE